The Candidatus Binataceae bacterium sequence CGACGAACAGGCTCGAAATCGCGGCCGCCTGCGGCGACGCCGGTGCGAGGGTGAACGCGTTTGCCGTGTAGGGCCCGGGCATAGCCACAACCACCATCGGCGCCGCGCGAAGCGACGTCACACCCCGCGCGAAATGCCGGCTCGTGCGCGCAAAGGGTAACCTTCAGGTGCGGGAGATTGCAAGCAAATTCGGCTTCGCGGGCGCGCTTGATGTTACGAATTGATTAACCGGCGATCGCGCTGGCGGGTGCGGCATCGGCTTTGATAAACGAATAAAATGAAACCGTGGGCGATCCGGCGCGCCGGACGCCCAACTCAATCGATCGCGAGGACAAACAAGGATCATGCTGGAAGCATCGGAACAACTCGAGCACCTGAAGCTGGCCGCCGAGGTCGCCGGGCTCGAAGTGCCGCGTTTCACCCTTCCCGAAGACTACGACGTCGTGGTCAACCGGATGCGTTTTCATTACCTCGACTGGGGCGCCGCCGGTCGCCACCCGATACTCTTCCTGCACGGCGGCGGGCTCAACGCGCATACCTGGGACCTCGTATGCCTCGCGCTGCGCGGCGAGTACCACTGTCTCGCCCTCGACCAGCGCGGCCATGGCGACAGCGAATGGTCGCCGGTCGGCGATTACAGCCTGCCGAGCCAGGTCCGCGACATCGAGCACTTCATCGAGAAGCTCGGGCTCGAACGCCCGCTGGTGGTCGGCCATTCGATGGGCGGATTTGCGGCGATGGCGTATGCGGCGAAGTTCGCGCGCCGCATGGCCGGGCTGGTGCTGGTCGATATCGCGCCCGAGCTGAACCCGAGCGGCACCGCGCGCATCCGCGACTTCCTTGCCCAGGAACGCGAGCTGGAGTCGGTTGACGCGTTCGTCGAGCGCGCGATGGCGTTCAATCCGCTCCGCAATCCGGCGCTGCTGCGCCGAAGCCTCCTGCACAACCTGCGCGAGCTGCCGAACGGCAAATGGACCTGGAAGCATGATCCCAATCGCGCGCGCCCGACGCCCGAGTCGATGCGCGCGCGCCAGGCGGAAATCATGAACGAGGTCGCGCACATGACCTGCCCGACGCTGGTGCTGCGCGGCGCGAAAAGCGACGTGCTGACCGACGAGAGCGTGGCGGGCTTTGCGCGCGCGCTACCCAACGGGCGCTGGATGCGAATCGAGGGCGCGGGGCACACGGTGCAGGGCGACAATCCGCGCGGCCTGGTCGAGGCGCTGCGTCCGTTTCTGCGCGAAATAAAGCTTTAGACGCAATCCGGCGCGCGCGCTGCCGCGGCGCCGGCGGAAAATCGATCCTCGGGGAGCGGCCGATGCGACAGATCAAGTCGTTTGGAGTGCTTCAGACAGCGAAGGTCATGGGCGCGATTTATTTCTTCCTCGGCCTGTTGCTGGTCGCGATTATCCTCGTGCTCGTTCCGCTGCGACCACGCCATCTTCATCGAAGCCCGCTCCTCTTGCTGGTCGCGCCGGTGTTCTATGGCGTCGTCGGCTTCATAGTGACCTCCATCGTCTGCGGGCTCTATAACGCCATCGCCAAGCGGATAGGCGGCATCGAGTTCGAGGTCTCGGACGCACCCGGGCCGCCGGCTCAGCAATAGCCGAACTACAGACCAACAGGGCGAATCCGGCGCACAACGCGCGCTGGATTCGCGCGCGCGGCCGCGAATCGTCTCGCGCCCGGGCTGCCGTTTCGAAGTCGCTTCAGTGCGGGTCGCTGCGGATCACGCCGCGGCGGTCGAGTTCCGCAATCCGCTCCGGCGTATAGCCGAGGTAATGGCTCAGCACTTCAGCGTTGTGCTCGCCGAGAAAGGGCGCCTGGAGGTCGAGCGGCGTGGGAAAGTCGGAAAAGCGCAGCGCGAAGCCCGGCAATTCGAACTCGCCGAGGATCCGGTCGCTGACCTTGCGAATGGTGCCCCGCTCGCGTAGATGCGGATGCTTGATCGCCTCCTCGACCGAGAGCACTGGCGCGCAGGGCACCCGATGCTCGCGCATGGCGGCGAGCGCGGCGGCGTCGCTCGGCAACGAGGCGATCCAGCTTTCGATTTCGCGCACCAGCGCGGGACAGTTTTTGACCCGCGAATCGTTGTCGATGAAGCGCGGATCCTGGGCGAGCTCCGGCCGGCCCATCGCGTTGCACAAAAGCGCGAATATATGGTCCATCGGGCACATGATAATGATGTGGACCTTTTGCGCTTTGAACACGCCGACCGGCGCGAGATAGAAATTGTGCAATCCCGAACGCGTCGGTTTGTATGCGCCCTTGCTCAGACTATGTATCTGGACGCTCGCTTCATGGTAGTGGAAATAGGTATCAAGTAATGACAGGTCCAGGTATTGACCGCGGCCGCTGCGCTCACGGTACAGCAGCGCACAGGCTATCGCGCCCATCGCATGCGCGCCGGTGCTGACGTCCCCAATCGCCGCCATCACCACGTACGGCGGTCCGTTCGGCTCGCCGCCCATACTGGTGATTCCAGCGTAGGCGGCGCCCAGGGTGTCGAAGCCGGGCTGAGCGGCGAGCGGCCCGGTCTGGCCG is a genomic window containing:
- a CDS encoding alpha/beta hydrolase; the encoded protein is MLEASEQLEHLKLAAEVAGLEVPRFTLPEDYDVVVNRMRFHYLDWGAAGRHPILFLHGGGLNAHTWDLVCLALRGEYHCLALDQRGHGDSEWSPVGDYSLPSQVRDIEHFIEKLGLERPLVVGHSMGGFAAMAYAAKFARRMAGLVLVDIAPELNPSGTARIRDFLAQERELESVDAFVERAMAFNPLRNPALLRRSLLHNLRELPNGKWTWKHDPNRARPTPESMRARQAEIMNEVAHMTCPTLVLRGAKSDVLTDESVAGFARALPNGRWMRIEGAGHTVQGDNPRGLVEALRPFLREIKL
- a CDS encoding CoA transferase produces the protein MNADAPVGVLDGYKVLDFTQYVAGPTVTLMMAEMGAEIIKVEIAPGGDKTRLAPTQLNGRSGYYVQHNRGKKSLCVDPKAPDGLEILKELVAKVDVVVENFAPGVIGRMGLGWETVKSINPRAVMCSVSAFGQTGPLAAQPGFDTLGAAYAGITSMGGEPNGPPYVVMAAIGDVSTGAHAMGAIACALLYRERSGRGQYLDLSLLDTYFHYHEASVQIHSLSKGAYKPTRSGLHNFYLAPVGVFKAQKVHIIIMCPMDHIFALLCNAMGRPELAQDPRFIDNDSRVKNCPALVREIESWIASLPSDAAALAAMREHRVPCAPVLSVEEAIKHPHLRERGTIRKVSDRILGEFELPGFALRFSDFPTPLDLQAPFLGEHNAEVLSHYLGYTPERIAELDRRGVIRSDPH